One Elgaria multicarinata webbii isolate HBS135686 ecotype San Diego chromosome 7, rElgMul1.1.pri, whole genome shotgun sequence DNA window includes the following coding sequences:
- the LOC134401939 gene encoding cation channel sperm-associated auxiliary subunit delta-like: MIQKPVLWKSHICVVHLAKVLLFLARVNGASWPCSDERLAFSSNSFHLKVVRHGTELSYKNVDPILIYHPCDTYYFGQRPPAVCLGEKVFLSLDGFESSLLPLTIPTSMVMPPAVVSSAVFVKNSRLLLVINEKVYIYFYITWNSWKRSHGIDSPVTDITNIDCCFSKTDTICTEIGHTVIAYKPGGPASYSNVFFSKDGGYSFSKIFTNQGYNSVIGVYNFISLSQMAVLLNTTTDYKESAYFSYGGARYMQNRKGSLFCLESCGNETVVSLIPPGLRGFIILWTKDSFMFSFNNGLTVDPIKVHPTDKYGNESLPLHGNGLCNVAVNKNEIVAITSNLNLFYGSLDIVSTKMVYIGEKNSNKTGNKCEMLMFLNRGVFIIFHPVRSNVSEYYNFQKCTINVQDTLMTLQPPLEPCPVELLSGSFHNNMYYIDMKQELHFNVTFVPKPGTGTQPYVSVSNPHVLAFQAHLLEDGYSNENPKYRLQIRLLQQQFSGMAHHNFYNDIYQGSLSTVTVDIYNKGIFCIDMHPLTALIAVDCPPKKHIRIVKTTTACSKGLFKKTILQNNFTYLIDRNVYDPMFHGRKHLAQEDLHVTYKYDVWGCPLLIYYDSQWLPLLELWDNDKFVEYVSADFVLFEIHGMHNYDYLLSEVEANCMSQAQNWTTQLNVSKPELDSAWNRYNYKSCKGSRGNNSLPSASSKYQVLNKNEKNRILFSQYNGIYVFKVIVVDTLYSYCELTTVFSVYVHGALPKSDINAGKTLVSFLVLIFGSILMVYYFPKLLKENARMKSVWS; encoded by the coding sequence ATGATTCAAAAACCAGTTTTGTGGAAGTCACACATTTGTGTAGTTCATTTAGCGAAGGTTTTGCTGTTCCTGGCCAGGGTGAATGGTGCTTCCTGGCCATGTAGCGATGAGCGTCTGGCTTTTTCAAGCAATTCCTTTCATTTAAAAGTGGTTCGACATGGCACTGAACTTTCTTACAAAAATGTTGACCCTATTCTAATATATCACCCATGTGATACATATTATTTTGGGCAGAGGCCTCCAGCTGTATGTCTTGGAGAAAAGGTTTTCCTCAGCTTAGATGGATTTGAGAGTAGCCTTTTGCCGTTGACCATCCCTACTAGCATGGTGATGCCACCTGCTGTAGTCAGTAGTGCTGTCTTTGTGAAAAACTCTCGATTGCTTCTAGTAATAAATGAAaaagtttatatttatttctatataaCATGGAACAGCTGGAAAAGGTCACATGGAATTGATAGTCCTGTTACTGACATCACCAACATAGACTGCTGCTTCTCTAAAACAGACACCATCTGTACAGAAATTGGTCATACTGTTATAGCTTATAAGCCAGGGGGCCCAGCTTCTTACAGCAACGTTTTCTTCTCAAAAGATGGAGGCTACTCATTTAGCAAAATATTTACTAATCAAGGCTACAACAGTGTGATTGGTGTCTACAACTTTATATCCTTGTCACAAATGGCAGTACTCCTCAACACGACAACAGATTATAAGGAATCTGCTTATTTCTCATATGGTGGTGCACGGTATATGCAGAACCGCAAGGGTTCATTATTTTGCCTAGAATCCTGTGGAAATGAGACTGTTGTAAGCTTAATTCCCCCTGGCTTGAGAGGTTTTATAATCCTTTGGACAAAAGATTCATTCATGTTCTCCTTCAACAATGGCCTGACTGTAGATCCCATCAAAGTGCATCCCACTGATAAATATGGTAATGAGTCACTCCCTTTGCATGGCAATGGCCTTTGTAATGTGGCTGTCAACAAAAACGAGATTGTAGCCATTACCAGCAACCTGAACCTTTTCTATGGAAGCCTGGACATAGTATCCACAAAGATGGTATACATTggggagaaaaacagcaacaagacTGGTAACAAATGTGAGATGCTAATGTTTTTGAACAGAGGGGTGTTTATAATCTTCCATCCTGTTCGCAGCAATGTATCTGAATATTATAATTTTCAGAaatgcaccatcaatgtacaggacACACTCATGACTTTGCAACCACcactggagccctgtcctgtagAGCTCCTTAGTGGCAGTTTCCATAACAATATGTATTATATTGATATGAAGCAGGAGCTTCATTTTAATGTCACATTTGTGCCCAAACCTGGCACTGGGACCCAGCCATATGTAAGTGTGAGCAATCCTCATGTGCTGGCATTTCAGGCACACCTTTTAGAGGATGGCTACTCTAATGAAAACCCAAAATACAGATTGCAAATCAGGCTGCTACAACAGCAATTCTCAGGTATGGCTCATCATAACTTCTACAATGATATTTACCAAGGTAGTCTTTCTACTGTCACTGTGGACATCTACAATAAAGGCATATTCTGTATTGACATGCATCCATTGACAGCTCTTATTGCAGTAGACTGTCCACCTAAGAAACATATCAGAATTGTTAAGACTACAACAGCATGCAGCAAAGGCCTTTTTAAGAAAACCATTCTACAGAATAATTTCACGTATTTAATTGATCGGAATGTATATGACCCAATGTTCCATGGCAGAAAACATTTAGCACAGGAAGACCTTCATGTTACCTATAAATACGATGTTTGGGGATGTCCTCTTCTCATATATTATGACAGTCAGTGGCTTCCACTTCTTGAATTGTGGGACAATGATAAATTTGTGGAATATGTTTCTGCCGATTTTGTACTGTTTGAAATACATGGAATGCATAATTATGATTACCTTTTGAGTGAAGTAGAGGCTAACTGTATGTCACAGGCTCAGAACTGGACCACACAATTAAATGTTTCTAAACCAGAACTAGATAGTGCATGGAACAGATATAATTACAAAAGTTGCAAGGGTTCAAGAGGAAATAACTCTTTACCATCAGCTTCCTCAAAGTATCAAGTTCTGAACAAGAATGAAAAGAACAGAATATTATTTTCACAGTACAATGGCATTTATGTCTTCAAAGTCATTGTTGTAGATACATTATATAGCTACTGTGAACTAACAACAGTTTTCAGTGTATATGTGCATGGTGCCCTCCCAAAGTCTGATATCAATGCTGGTAAAACATTGGTTAGTTTTCTGGTACTCATATTTGGCTCAATTTTGATGGTATACTACTTTCCTAAATTGCTGAAGGAAAATGCAAGAATGAAATCAGTTTGGTCCTAA
- the LOC134401109 gene encoding cation channel sperm-associated auxiliary subunit delta-like, which produces MLLAKSGTFLALLLNFWLCSVKVKVGSWPCSHEQLVFSTISFFSDAVPTGLLITFINTDPILLKHPCPNVFDGGISPAIYLGKNVFVSFDRFESSLLPVSIPSHFTTSPARASAAIFVQTKRMVLVINGEVFIYYYRRWDTWAKAIGINNPVTELSNSHCCYAPQDPVCNEISNLVLAYDTGSLASESQIFYSKDGGYTFQSFLSRPYRDGQLLGVYNFASSSEIGMFLNQSENSSVTYYFTYGNLEYMRDETGTPFEIDIHENEELLMIHPPGLRGFIMLSTEDVFVSSSNNGLTTEEIKVLPRDSYRNTSLPEHDVGVCFVAATSTEVAVLTKNQLFYGSLHMTFSQLVHLGENNTTSPCDVLMFENTGTVSIIRPVQSNTTAYFRFQKCTINIQARLMTLQPPLEPCPVEILSGNFHNKMYYIDMKQELYFNVTFVPKPGTGAHPYVTVSNPHVLAFQAQVVQDGYSNDGNPKYSLQIKLIEQQFSGMSHQDFQNNSRYRKLSSITVDIYNKGIFCIDMHPLTALIAMDCPPKKHIRIVRTTTVCSKGLFEKRLLQNFTYSIDRNVYDPMFRGRKRLAQEDLHVTYEYDVWGCPLLIYYDSPWLPLLELWDNDKFVEYIPADFVLLEINGMHNYDYLLTEVEANCMSQAQNWITQMNSDRELDLNTTWTRINYESCKVPRGNDSLPSASTKYQVLNKNEKNRILFPQYNGIYVFKVIVVDTLYSYCELTTVFSVYVHGALPKSHINAGKTLVSFLVLIFGSMLMVYYFPKLLKENARMKSVWS; this is translated from the coding sequence ATGTTATTGGCGAAGTCTGGTACCTTTCTGGCCCTATTACTGAATTTCTGGCTGTGCTCAGTTAAGGTGAAAGTTGGCTCCTGGCCATGCAGCCACGAGCAACTAGTTTTTTCAACCATATCTTTCTTTTCAGATGCAGTACCGACAGGTCTTTTAATAACTTTCATTAATACTGACCCTATCCTACTAAAGCACCCATGTCCAAATGTATTTGatggaggaatttcaccagcgaTTTACCTTGGGAAGAACGTGTTTGTCAGTTTTGATAGATTTGAGAGTAGCCTTCTGCCAGTTTCCATCCCAAGTCACTTTACAACTTCACCTGccagggccagcgctgccatcTTTGTGCAGACCAAGCGGATGGTGCTAGTGATAAATGGAGAAGTCTTTATTTATTACTATAGGAGATGGGACACATGGGCAAAAGCAATCGGGATTAATAATCCAGTTACTGAGCTTTCAAACTCTCATTGCTGCTATGCACCACAAGATCCTGTCTGCAATGAAATCAGTAATCTTGTTCTGGCATATGACACAGGCAGTTTGGCGAGTGAGAGTCAGATCTTTTACTCAAAAGATGGAGGATACACATTTCAGTCTTTTCTGAGCAGGCCATACAGGGATGGCCAACTGCTTGGTGTCTACAATTTTGCTTCCTCATCAGAAATTGGAATGTTCCTCAATCAGAGTGAAAATAGTTCTGTAACTTATTATTTCACGTATGGCAACTTAGAATATATGAGAGATGAAACAGGCACACCGTTTGAGATAGACATACATGAAAATGAAGAACTGCTAATGATACATCCCCCTGGCCTGAGAGGTTTTATCATGTTATCGACTGAGGACGTATTTGTGAGCTCCTCCAACAATGGACTAACAACAGAAGAGATCAAGGTACTTCCCAGAGACAGCTATCGGAACACGTCCCTCCCTGAACATGATGTTGGTGTTTGCTTTGTGGCTGCAACCAGTACTGAAGTTGCAGTCCTCACTAAAAATCAACTTTTTTATGGAAGTCTGCATATGACATTCAGCCAGCTGGTGCATCTTGGGGAAAATAATACCACAAGCCCTTGTGACGTGCTGATGTTTGAGAACACTGGAACAGTTAGCATAATCCGCCCTGTTCAAAGCAACACAACTGCATATTTTCGTTTTCAGAAATGCACCATCAACATACAGGCTAGGCTCATGACATTGCAACCACcactggagccctgtcctgtagAGATACTTAGTGGCAATTTTCATaacaaaatgtattatattgATATGAAGCAGGAGCTTTATTTTAATGTCACATTTGTGCCCAAACCTGGCACTGGGGCCCATCCATATGTAACTGTGAGCAATCCTCATGTACTGGCATTCCAAGCACAAGTTGTCCAGGATGGCTATTCTAATGATGGAAACCCAAAATACAGTTTGCAAATTAAATTGATAGAGCAGCAGTTCTCAGGCATGTCTCATCAGGATTTTCAAAATAACTCTCGATACAGAAAGCTGTCTTCCATCACTGTGGACATCTACAATAAAGGCATATTCTGTATTGATATGCATCCATTGACAGCTCTTATTGCAATGGACTGTCCACCTAAGAAACATATCAGAATTGTTAGGACTACAACAGTATGCAGCAAAGGCCTCTTTGAGAAACGCTTACTGCAGAATTTCACATATTCAATTGATCGGAATGTATATGACCCTATGTTCCGTGGCAGAAAACGTTTAGCACAGGAAGACCTTCATGTTACCTATGAATACGATGTCTGGGGATGTCCCCTTCTCATATATTATGACAGTCCATGGCTTCCACTTCTTGAACTGTGGGACAATGATAAATTTGTGGAATACATTCCTGCTGATTTTGTATTGcttgaaataaatggaatgcaTAATTATGATTATCTCCTGACCGAAGTAGAAGCTAATTGTATGTCTCAGGCTCAGAACTGGATCACACAAATGAACAGTGATCGTGAACTGGACCTAAATACTACATGGACCAGAATTAATTATGAGAGTTGCAAGGTGCCGAGAGGAAATGACTCTTTACCATCAGCTTCCACAAAGTATCAAGTTCTAAACAAGAATGAAAAGAATAgaattttatttccccagtacaATGGTATTTATGTCTTTAAAGTCATTGTTGTAGACACATTATATAGCTATTGTGAACTAACAACAGTTTTCAGTGTATATGTGCATGGTGCCCTCCC